One Megalopta genalis isolate 19385.01 chromosome 5, iyMegGena1_principal, whole genome shotgun sequence DNA window includes the following coding sequences:
- the IntS1 gene encoding integrator complex subunit 1 isoform X2, producing MDRGKAGIGRGAKSKIAQHPSDLFALGSKGSRNETSDTKRPGVIHSKPSTSSSTSGNDRKKEAPSGSLQSFQYIPPKKQKLATHASHPRPPFSSAEAWELVAIDSDPADFVPMVLEANDNDEGDKVIGIICGAIKALKNQKWKPDTLIYMGLLYLAKIRASIFSHDCILHALSSLLKRDQAHNYKSKGNPLVPVLAANLLMKGFHDKKNWPEIFVKLYIEDALGERVWIDHEECKGFVDNILTGFNTRHPPKSVLQPELSVLTPRDCHSPSTIDDEDPNSSSAQFSGDKEKIDFPVTPRYTLCIENIEVIVLEAIKEQLNRRQPESITKNFLRLLSSACGFVEIRNIAVPRLEMWLHNPKLMRPAQELLSYICYNCTSHTQRDVEVISQLVKMRLKTKAVINLYLNGVKELIGLHPENLATILKHTIYNELSNARNPNNMPMLGVMFQTLPEQSAKLLAEIFQDLLMNREDYLRPLRALLREIVRVCRHDINLITFARTLMAERQDIAQQLLNFEFKERVFISIADLLCLCMLLAISPQVKEAAALAQRGDKKDIALLHQFQNMVATIQFEAVMWLQNPAPQMYAIGRNELLHALHKILMLESPEQYYKLDNWPPESDRVFYLRLISDVPLLQNTLLRLLIIGNSKDNGITHSETLDLVDQLIRRAAANSSESFPTLQADKLDIIELIFNLCIYQPPGTINIPSNYVPPTLAISNLYWKGWIMLLVLAAHNPSTIGAIAWKRYPILRTLMEMCITNHFSYPPPTMALPEVIEQERSKELQVEAIEKQEILEYESHLAAASTKIQISEQNSLLLSQLITMEPTGIARRPPPAVLEQIQSLNVSHRLGHLLCRSRKPDFLLDIIQRQQQSSSQSMPWLADLVQSSEGSLSQLPVQCLCEFLLSTSTQAVENQPRQQQLLAHLQMLLTDPDQDRQHAYEVLEYFLRRLSSQQTNSRLQAITGLKMVLGSIPTEDEPMDIDGENEKEIWLVRKLPSIPHFLSVRTLVSTALRGACQVENNPDLVHAYISYLAAHTTDDELPELIDLANEISQLVVERSTIIAAILPQPECDNPQSKQTLHAFMAIFCNYLEKARSPRREEYTWSESQDQILVQWSTGQECTMHILVVHAMIILLTYDSFDDDVLFNVLLETWFPLNAEPPKAFLVDTSEEALLIPDWLKLRMIRSNVPRLVDAALKDLEPQQLVLFIQSFGIPVPSMSKLLHTLDAGVQIDPDSVGEAVLDKTYMAQLVEVQHRRGATGGLVFVQVLQLMEPQLPDENPVTIGQLQEPLPPSAMVQKQSVIQCSVKTDVPHLINRLFIENISMSQKVDAYRRLHKTLAKDLQKSAKESGAVVLAIQHICSVLSSMQVKQFLASLVHMPQYSCTLMRIILLPLKKSSTSKQVVELARNMCLNLIQLIGDVKAPVLSILRDFANVQLTKTPKSMELTILMQTRDLGSILETTDSVNLEAVGRKLLDICFKQQQTDVLFEAMARLLVNDSNEGVRKPRTGLLIDWLASVEPELIGTCPNLQMKLLFGKTKMQMKVDNNIISSHSFRPYLLTLLTHRASWATLHKCVGHLLDKCDDGYDPTAVLDFLWALTCNPKLWQGRDKFTPKHYVPEDILLLHEKQLLTLVAYIVAEAVIICNCHSRTTALARMDSRLDLLLHCISTDDHLVSSVVTYLADSMMNDPDVESDMAHQFLLHMYMKIPKVICYLDTFQTKKFVEGAKITAWTGSVLDCMSHSLVTALAATPRQKSWNSRSQEFEMCARKMAAVHPILVLRQLPMLASSLMGRCYLDFGQFRSGHHLNLFTQIMGLLELLQPHLFREEHRAALEDTLENYFQCFQNYGPIKEIIPLLNRFITLLQSYISYDPQRALKYLQKHAQPLQHPSAKRRRRSRGSFNHCTSYTTTSRNYYSPALVLVADYSEQAAWRWYTVFLYCGVSI from the exons ATGGATCGTGGCAAAGCAGGAATTGGTAGGGGTGCAAAGAGTAAAATTGCTCAACATCCTTCGGATTTATTTGCTCTTGGATCTAAAGGATCTCGCAATGAAACCTCGGACACTAAAAGACCAGGGGTTATTCACTCTAAACCAAGCACTAGTTCTTCTACTTCTG GTAATGATAGGAAGAAAGAAGCACCATCAGGATCACTTCAATCATTTCAATACATTCCACCAAAGAAACAGAAGCTTGCAACTCATGCTTCCCATCCGAGACCACCATTCTCAAGTGCGGAAGCTTGGGAACTGGTAGCAATAGACAGTGATCCTGCAGATTTTGTTCCAATGGTCTTAGAAGCTAATGACAATGATGAAGGTGACAAAGTTATAGGTATCATTTGTGGTGCCATAAAAGCTCTTAAAAACCAGAAATGGAAACCAGACACATTGATCTACATGGGATTATTGTATCTAGCAAAAATTCGCGCATCTATTTTTTCACACGATTGTATATTACACGCGCTATCATCTTTACTGAAACGAGACCAAGCACACAATTataaatccaagggaaacccaTTGGTTCCTGTACTTGCTGCGAACTTGTTAATGAAGGGATTTCATGATAAGAAAAATTGGCCAGAAATTTTCGTTAAG CTGTATATTGAGGATGCTCTTGGGGAGAGAGTGTGGATCGATCACGAAGAATGCAAGGGTTTTGTAGATAATATTTTAACAGGATTTAACACGCGACATCCACCAAAAAGTGTTTTACAACCGGAACTGTCTGTCTTAACACCGCGCGATTGTCACAGTCCTTCTACAATAGACGACGAAGATCCAAATTCCTCGTCAGCGCAATTTTCTGGCGACAAGGAGAAAATAGATTTTCCTGTGACTCCTAGATACACTCTttgtatagaaaatatagaagtCATTGTACTCGAAGCTATAAAGGAACAGTTGAATAGAAGACAACCAGAATCAATTACTAAAAACTTCTTGAGGCTACTGTCTTCAGCTTGTGGATTTGTAGAAATTCGAAATATAGCTGTTCCAAGATTGGAGATGTGGCTACATAATCCTAAACTGATGAGGCCTGCTCAGGAATTGCTAAGCTACATTTGTTATAATTGCACTTCTCACACTCAGAGGGACGTGGAAGTTATAAGTCAATTAGTCAAAATGAGATTGAAAACCAAAGCTGTAATTAATTTGTACTTGAACGGCGTGAAGGAGTTAATTGGTTTACATCCGGAGAATTTGGCAACTATTTTGAAACATACTATCTATAACGAATTATCCAACGCACGAAATCCAAATAATATGCCAATGTTGGGTGTAATGTTCCAAACATTGCCCGAACAATCGGCTAAACTGCTTGcagaaatatttcaagatttattgaTGAATCGAGAAGATTATTTGAGGCCTCTGCGTGCTTTGCTCAGAGAAATAGTGCGCGTCTGTAGACacgatattaatttaattactttCGCCCGCACACTGATGGCCGAGAGACAGGACATAGCACAGCAGTTGCTCAACTTCGAGTTCAAGGAACGAGTTTTCATCTCCATCGCGGATCTATTATGCTTGTGTATGTTGCTAGCTATCAGTCCACAAGTGAAAGAAGCTGCAGCACTTGCACAAAGGGGCGATAAGAAGGATATAGCTTTGTTACATCAATTTCAAAACATGGTAGCGACGATTCAATTCGAAGCTGTAATGTGGTTGCAAAATCCGGCGCCGCAAATGTATGCTATCGGTAGGAACGAGCTTCTTCACGCTTTGCATAAAATTTTAATGCTTGAATCGCCAGAACAATACTACAAATTGGACAATTGGCCTCCCGAGTCGGATAGAGTGTTTTATTTGCGACTGATTTCTGATGTACCGCTGTTACAAAATACATTATTGAGATTATTAATAATTGGCAATTCGAAA GATAATGGTATTACTCATTCTGAAACACTGGATTTGGTGGATCAACTGATACGAAGAGCAGCAGCTAATTCGTCTGAGAGTTTTCCAACTTTGCAAGCTGATAAACTGGATATAATTGAACTTATTTTCAATCTTTGTATTTATCAGCCTCCTGGAACCATAAACATACCCTCGAA TTACGTGCCACCAACACTGGCGATATCGAATTTGTACTGGAAAGGATGGATAATGTTATTGGTACTGGCTGCTCACAATCCATCTACTATTGGCGCTATTGCATGGAAGCGGTACCCCATTTTAAGAACTCTCATGGAAATGTGTATCACTAA ccATTTCTCGTATCCTCCGCCAACAATGGCTTTACCAGAAGTAATAGAGCAAGAGCGTTCCAAAGAATTACAAGTGGAAGCAATCGAGAAGCAAGAGATCCTCGAATATGAATCTCACTTGGCAGCTGCCTCGACGAAGATACAAATATCGGAGCAAAATAGTTTGCTATTGTCGCAGTTAATCACCATGGAACCGACCGGTATCGCAAGGAGACCGCCTCCAGCAGTATTAGAACAAATACAGTCGTTGAACGTGTCCCATAGATTAGGACATTTACTTTGCCGGTCCCGGAAACCAGATTTCTTGTTGGACATAATTCAAAGACAACAGCAAAGTTCCTCCCAGAGCATGCCTTGGTTGGCAGATCTTGTACAAAGTAGCGAAGGTTCCCTTAGTCAATTGCCCGTACAATGCCTTTGTGAGTTTTTGTTGTCTACTAGCACCCAAGCAGTGGAGAATCAACCGAGGCAACAACAATTGTTGGCTCATCTTCAGATGTTGTTGACCGATCCTGATCAAGACCGGCAACACGCTTATGAAGTGCTAGAATACTTTTTAAGAAGGCTGAGCAGCCAGCAGACTAATAGCCGGCTCCAAGCAATCACTGGTTTAAAAATGGTTTTAGGATCTATACCTACTGAAGATGAACCCATGGACATCGATGGAGAAAATGAGAA AGAGATTTGGCTTGTTCGCAAATTACCATCAATTCCGCACTTCTTATCAGTGCGAACCTTGGTCTCCACGGCCCTCCGTGGGGCTTGTCAAGTAGAAAACAATCCAGATCTTGTTCACGCATACATCTCGTACCTCGCAGCCCATACCACTGACGACGAGCTACCAGAATTAATAGATCTTGCTAACGAGATATCTCAGCTGGTAGTTGAGAGAAGTACAATTATAGCAGCCATTTTGCCTCAACCAGAATGCGACAATCCGCAGTCTAAGCAGACTCTGCACGCCTTCATGGCGATCTTCTGTAATTATTTAGAGAAAGCTCGGTCTCCTAGAAGAGAAGAGTATACCTGGTCAGAGAGTCAGGATCAGATTCTAGTACAATGGAGCACAGGACAAGAATGTACTATGCACATTCTCGTTGTGCATGCCATGATCATTCTGTTGACCTATGATTCATTCGACGATGACGTTTTATTTAATGTTCTCCTTGAAACTTGGTTCCCATTGAATGCAGAGCCCCCAAAAGCTTTCTTGGTTGATACTAGCGAAGAAGCTTTGCTGATACCAGATTGGTTGAAGTTGAGAATGATCAGGAGCAATGTTCCACGCCTCGTGGACGCTGCTTTGAAAGATTTAGAGCCTCAGCAGCTGGTTCTGTTTATTCAGAGTTTCGGAATTCCTGTGCCTTCAATGAGCAAGCTGCTTCACACCCTGGACGCAGGGGTGCAAATTGATCCCGATTCAGTTGGGGAAGCTGTGCTTGACAAAACGTACATGGCACAGTTAGTAGAAGTCCAACATAGGAGAGGAGCCACTGGTGGACTGGTGTTTGTACAAGTTCTGCAATTAATGGAGCCTCAATTGCCTGACGAGAATCCGGTGACTATAGGACAATTGCAGGAACCCTTGCCTCCTAGCGCTATGGTCCAGAAACAATCTGTCATTCAGTGTTCTGTTAAGACAGACGTTCCCCATTTGATCAACAGATTGTTCATAGAGAATATATCAATGAGCCAGAAGGTGGACGCATATCGTCGTTTGCATAAAACTTTGGCAAAGGACCTGCAGAAGTCTGCTAAAGAAAGCGGCGCAGTTGTGCTAGCTATACAACACATATGCAGCGTTCTAAGCTCGATGCAAGTGAAACAGTTCTTGGCCTCACTCGTTCACATGCCGCAATACTCGTGCACTTTAATGAGGATCATATTGCTTCCCTTGaaaaaatcttctacatccaaACAGGTCGTAGAACTTGCTCGCAACATGTGTTTGAACTTGATACAACTGATAGGAGACGTGAAAGCGCCAGTTCTTTCTATTCTAAGAGACTTTGCTAATGTACAATTGACCAAGACACCAAAGAGCATGGAGCTAACCATACTGATGCAGACCCGTGACCTTGGATCCATTTTAGAGACAACGGATTCCGTGAACCTGGAAGCTGTGGGACGTAAATTGTTGgacatttgttttaaacaacaacagACTGATGTTCTTTTTGAAGCTATGGCGAGGTTGTTGGTGAATGATAGCAATGAGGGTGTTAGAAAGCCAAGAACAGGATTATTGATTGATTGGTTGGCTTCTGTGGAACCAGAATTGATTGGCACATGTCCCAATCTGCAAATGAAGCTTCTTTTCGGAAAGACGAAGATGCAAATGAAAGTtgacaataatataattagcTCGCATTCCTTTAGGCCCTATTTGTTGACTTTACTTACACACAGAGCAAGCTGGGCTACCTTGCACAAATGTGTTGGACATTTGTTAGATAAATGTGACGATGG GTACGATCCAACGGCTGTGTTAGATTTTCTATGGGCTTTAACGTGCAATCCGAAGCTGTggcaaggaagagataagtttACGCCGAAGCACTATGTCCCCGAAGATATTTTGTTGCTGCACGAGAAACAGTTGTTGACGCTCGTAGCGTACATAGTTGCAGAAGCTGTTATTATTTGTAATTGCCACAGTAGAACCACTGCATTAGCTAGGATGGATTCTCGTCTGGACTTATTATTGCATTGTATCTCAACTGATGACCATTTGGTATCCAGTGTCGTGACATATTTGGCTGATAGTATGATGAATGATCCAGA CGTGGAGTCTGACATGGCACATCAATTCTTGttacacatgtatatgaagataCCAAAAGTGATCTGTTACTTGGATACCTTCCAAACGAAAAAGTTCGTTGAGGGCGCAAAAATCACTGCTTGGACGGGTTCCGTGTTGGACTGCATGAGCCATTCTTTGGTAACAGCCTTAGCAGCAACACCAAGACAAAAATCTTGGAACTCCAGGTCCCAGGAGTTCGAGATGTGTGCTAGAAAAATGGCTGCCGTTCATCCGATTCTAGTGTTGCGGCAGCTTCCAATGTTAGCATCATCTTTAATGGGCAGATGTTACTTAGATTTCGGTCAATTCAGATCCGGTCATCATTTGAATCTTTTCACACAAATAATGGGCCTGCTGGAATTATTGCAGCCGCATTTGTTTAGGGAAGAACATCGGGCTGCTTTAGAAGACACGTTAGAGAATTACTTTCAGTGCTTCCAG AATTATGGACCCATAAAAGAGATCATACCACTCTTGAACAGATTCATCACATTATTGCAGTCATACATCTCTTACGATCCTCAAAGAGCATTGAAGTACTTGCAGAAGCATGCTCAGCCTCTTCA GCATCCCAGTGCCAAGAGAAGGAGAAGATCTCGAGGAAGTTTTAATCACTGTACCTCCTACACCACCACCAGCAGAAACTATTATTCCCCAGCATTGGTCCTCGTTGCTGACTACTCTGAGCAAGCTGCATGGAGATGGTATACCGTCTTTTTATACTGTGGAGTGTCAATCTGA